A single window of Collinsella aerofaciens DNA harbors:
- a CDS encoding flavodoxin, with protein sequence MSKIAVVYWSGTGNTEAMANLVAEGATDAGAEAEVISCADFSADKAAGYDAIAFGCPAMGSEELEYDEFQPMWDEVKETLGDKKVVLFGSYSWAEGEWMDNWKADADEEGVNVVDSVICYDAPDDESEAACRALGAELA encoded by the coding sequence ATGAGCAAGATCGCCGTCGTCTACTGGAGCGGCACGGGCAACACCGAGGCCATGGCAAACCTCGTTGCCGAAGGTGCAACCGATGCCGGCGCCGAGGCAGAGGTCATCTCCTGCGCCGACTTCTCCGCAGACAAGGCCGCTGGCTATGACGCTATCGCCTTCGGCTGCCCCGCCATGGGTTCCGAGGAGCTTGAATATGATGAGTTCCAGCCCATGTGGGATGAGGTCAAGGAGACCCTCGGCGACAAGAAGGTCGTCCTCTTTGGCTCTTATTCGTGGGCCGAGGGCGAATGGATGGACAACTGGAAGGCGGACGCCGACGAGGAGGGCGTCAACGTCGTCGATTCCGTCATCTGCTACGACGCCCCCGATGATGAGAGCGAAGCGGCCTGCCGCGCCCTTGGAGCCGAGCTCGCCTAG
- a CDS encoding ABC transporter substrate-binding protein, giving the protein MKLKKLGAFAATGAMALALALTGCGSSNATSGSDAGSSSSDDAKVEKVDGSKEYALVKDGTLTVGTSAEYAPFEYKDDNGDYQGFDLELIKAIGDKLGLDVEYVNNDFDTLVPGVASGAKYDVSIAAITDTPEREKEVTFSDSYYMDDQAIVTKVDNTDITADNYSEKLNNADATIIVQSGSTAESFAQENFPKAKIVPYKDATECFSALQSDKGDAVVTNRSVASQLTAEQFNTCQTIKQISTGEEYAIAINQGNTKLKEDINQAIKDLTDDGTIDALMAKYNIK; this is encoded by the coding sequence ATGAAGCTGAAGAAGCTTGGCGCATTTGCCGCCACGGGTGCTATGGCGCTCGCCCTTGCTCTGACGGGCTGCGGTTCGTCCAACGCCACCTCTGGTTCTGATGCCGGTTCCAGCAGCTCTGACGACGCTAAGGTCGAGAAGGTCGACGGCTCCAAGGAGTACGCGCTCGTCAAGGACGGCACGCTGACCGTCGGCACCTCTGCCGAGTACGCGCCGTTTGAGTACAAGGATGACAACGGCGACTACCAGGGCTTTGACCTTGAGCTCATCAAGGCTATCGGTGACAAGCTGGGCCTGGATGTCGAGTACGTCAACAATGACTTTGACACGCTGGTTCCGGGTGTCGCTTCGGGCGCCAAGTACGACGTCTCCATCGCGGCTATCACCGACACGCCCGAGCGTGAGAAGGAAGTCACTTTCTCCGATTCCTACTACATGGACGATCAGGCTATCGTGACCAAGGTCGATAACACCGACATCACGGCCGACAACTACAGCGAGAAGCTCAACAACGCCGACGCTACCATCATCGTTCAGTCTGGCTCGACCGCCGAGTCTTTTGCCCAGGAGAACTTCCCCAAGGCCAAGATCGTCCCCTACAAGGACGCTACCGAGTGCTTCAGCGCCCTGCAGTCCGATAAGGGCGACGCCGTAGTCACCAACCGCTCCGTTGCCAGCCAGCTGACCGCCGAGCAGTTCAACACCTGCCAGACCATTAAGCAGATCAGCACCGGCGAGGAGTACGCCATCGCCATCAACCAGGGTAACACCAAGCTCAAGGAAGACATCAACCAGGCCATCAAGGACCTGACCGACGACGGTACCATTGACGCCCTCATGGCTAAGTACAACATCAAGTAA
- a CDS encoding Gfo/Idh/MocA family oxidoreductase has protein sequence MGHRDSCDDLREVCWGVLGAGHISHRFASSLKEVDGARLVAAAGRTPSHVEEFCRAFSIDAAHSYATADDSGDVAYDALIADPDVDAIYLALPHGMHAHWVCRALRAGKAVLCEKPAVLSEEEALSIASTSRERGVLFMEAMKNRFCPMRTRVKDLLASGELGRIVSIESVQKLDYGEPPSGYLLDSLQGGCLYDMGCYAVGWFEDLLAGACEVSSREVRWRDVSGGRVDWADEIRMSVGGIPIHMVCDGKATYESRLTIVCERGSLEIERLHRPELAHVKYSDGRTLEINAPFEIDDFYGEIQHATQLIRAGKLESPVMPLAATQRCARIIDAIRLKL, from the coding sequence GTGGGTCATCGGGATTCATGTGATGATTTGCGTGAGGTTTGTTGGGGCGTTTTGGGCGCTGGACACATTTCGCATCGATTTGCATCGTCGCTCAAGGAGGTGGACGGGGCACGGCTTGTGGCTGCCGCCGGCCGCACTCCTTCGCATGTTGAGGAGTTTTGCAGGGCGTTTTCGATTGATGCCGCGCACAGTTATGCCACGGCTGACGATAGCGGCGATGTGGCTTATGATGCGCTGATTGCCGACCCCGATGTCGACGCAATCTACTTGGCTCTTCCACATGGCATGCATGCGCATTGGGTCTGTCGGGCACTGCGCGCGGGAAAGGCCGTGCTGTGCGAAAAGCCGGCCGTTTTGAGTGAGGAAGAGGCTCTCTCGATTGCCTCCACCTCTCGTGAGCGCGGCGTGCTGTTTATGGAGGCGATGAAGAATCGGTTTTGCCCGATGCGCACTCGCGTGAAGGACTTGCTTGCGTCGGGTGAGCTTGGCCGTATTGTCTCGATTGAAAGCGTGCAAAAGCTCGATTACGGCGAGCCTCCTTCGGGCTATCTGCTTGATTCGTTGCAGGGCGGCTGTCTATATGACATGGGCTGCTATGCGGTCGGTTGGTTTGAGGATTTGCTCGCGGGCGCGTGCGAGGTTTCATCCCGTGAAGTTCGCTGGCGTGACGTATCAGGCGGCCGCGTCGATTGGGCCGACGAGATCCGTATGAGCGTCGGCGGTATACCCATTCATATGGTGTGCGACGGCAAAGCAACATATGAAAGCCGCTTAACGATTGTCTGTGAGCGAGGCTCGTTGGAAATCGAGCGTCTCCATCGCCCCGAGCTCGCCCATGTGAAGTATTCCGACGGTCGAACGCTCGAAATAAATGCCCCGTTTGAGATCGATGATTTCTACGGCGAAATCCAGCATGCGACCCAGCTCATCCGGGCGGGGAAACTCGAGAGTCCCGTCATGCCCCTTGCCGCCACGCAGCGCTGCGCGCGCATTATCGATGCGATTCGCTTGAAACTTTAG
- a CDS encoding cation transporter, with amino-acid sequence MSDLLNPANLIVLTVIAVGMFFGLRRIAASTHGKSCCSDGASGKKAKKVVVADTDESHYPYREELLIGGMSCDGCARNVTNALNALDGVWATVTYADHTARVRSKRPVDRDTLETAVRGAGYYVMKM; translated from the coding sequence ATGAGTGACTTGCTCAACCCTGCGAATCTCATCGTGCTGACCGTCATTGCCGTCGGCATGTTTTTTGGACTGCGTCGCATTGCCGCTTCGACACACGGGAAGAGTTGCTGCAGCGATGGTGCGAGCGGCAAGAAGGCCAAAAAGGTTGTGGTGGCAGACACCGACGAGTCCCACTACCCCTATCGTGAGGAACTCCTTATCGGCGGCATGAGTTGCGACGGCTGCGCCCGGAATGTGACGAATGCCCTCAATGCGCTTGATGGCGTGTGGGCTACGGTAACGTACGCGGACCACACGGCACGCGTGCGCTCGAAGCGCCCGGTTGATCGCGACACACTCGAGACGGCAGTGAGGGGTGCGGGCTATTACGTTATGAAAATGTAG
- a CDS encoding aldo/keto reductase, producing MQYRVDPKSGNRISALGLGCMRFPGAPGHPDAKTADAIISRAVEQGINYLDTAYLYPGNEACVGASLERLGLRDRVLLATKLPHASCKCAEDFDRFFDEQLRRLRTDHIDYYLMHNITSPTQWERVVALGIEDWIACQKAAGRIRQIGFSYHGSAVDFLTMLDAYDWDFCQIQYNYAGERYQAGTAGLMAAAERGLAVFVMEPLLGGRLAGKLPPRARAVLDSARDPHLRTPAAWGLSWVWNHPQVTMLLSGMTDTAQVDENSSLADLALPNSMTANQLDTIARVLMEFEKSNRVPCTGCGYCMPCPKGINIPGCFAAYNASYAHSWFTGLSQYFTASAVRTSEPKLVSNCVKCGKCARHCPQHIDIPERLDDVRRRFQPGPVTAVLKAFGKTRSS from the coding sequence GTGCAATATCGCGTTGACCCCAAAAGCGGCAACCGTATCTCGGCGTTGGGTCTGGGCTGCATGAGGTTTCCCGGTGCGCCGGGACACCCCGATGCGAAGACGGCCGATGCCATCATCTCCCGTGCGGTGGAGCAGGGGATTAATTATCTGGACACCGCGTATCTCTATCCCGGTAACGAGGCGTGCGTGGGCGCCTCGCTTGAGCGCTTGGGGCTGCGTGACCGGGTGTTGCTGGCGACCAAGTTGCCGCATGCTTCGTGCAAGTGCGCGGAGGATTTCGACCGGTTCTTCGATGAGCAACTGCGGCGCCTGCGGACCGACCATATCGACTATTACCTCATGCATAACATTACCTCGCCCACCCAGTGGGAACGTGTGGTGGCGTTGGGCATTGAGGACTGGATCGCGTGTCAAAAGGCGGCGGGGCGTATTCGCCAGATTGGTTTTTCGTACCACGGCAGCGCGGTGGATTTCCTGACGATGCTTGACGCATATGACTGGGATTTTTGCCAGATACAGTACAACTATGCCGGCGAGCGTTACCAAGCGGGAACGGCAGGACTCATGGCGGCTGCGGAGCGCGGGCTCGCGGTGTTTGTGATGGAGCCGCTGCTGGGCGGGCGTTTAGCGGGCAAGCTGCCGCCACGGGCCCGCGCTGTGCTCGATAGTGCCCGCGACCCGCATTTGCGCACTCCTGCTGCCTGGGGTCTTTCGTGGGTGTGGAATCATCCCCAGGTGACCATGTTGCTTTCTGGTATGACCGATACCGCGCAGGTGGACGAGAATTCGTCACTGGCAGACCTCGCGTTGCCGAATTCGATGACGGCCAACCAGCTCGACACGATTGCGCGCGTGTTGATGGAGTTTGAGAAATCGAACCGTGTGCCCTGCACGGGATGCGGCTACTGCATGCCATGCCCCAAGGGTATCAACATTCCCGGCTGCTTTGCCGCCTACAACGCGAGCTATGCGCACAGCTGGTTTACGGGGCTGTCGCAATACTTTACGGCGAGTGCGGTGCGCACGAGCGAGCCCAAGCTCGTGAGCAATTGCGTCAAGTGCGGCAAATGCGCGCGCCACTGCCCACAGCACATCGATATTCCCGAGCGTCTCGACGATGTGCGCCGACGTTTCCAGCCTGGTCCCGTGACGGCGGTGCTTAAGGCCTTCGGCAAAACGCGCTCCTCATGA
- a CDS encoding amino acid ABC transporter ATP-binding protein translates to MSETNNSNEVVVSIKNLQKAFGDNVVLRDIDLDVHKGEVVVVLGPSGSGKSTMLRCINRLEHPTSGSIVVEGVDVCAKGVDLNKVRTHLGMVFQQFNLFPHLSVKKNVMLAQQKVLKRSKEEAEKIAVEELTKVGLAERIDFMPSQLSGGQQQRVAIARALSMNPHVMLFDEATSALDPELVRDVLGVMRDLAHDGMTMIVVTHEMGFARDVADRVVFMDAGVIVEEGTPSEVFDHPKSERTKAFLGNIS, encoded by the coding sequence ATGAGCGAAACCAATAACTCGAACGAGGTCGTCGTCAGCATCAAGAACCTCCAGAAGGCCTTTGGGGACAACGTGGTCCTGCGCGATATCGATCTGGATGTGCACAAGGGTGAGGTCGTTGTGGTCTTGGGCCCCTCAGGCTCGGGCAAGTCGACGATGCTTCGCTGCATCAATCGCCTGGAGCATCCCACGAGCGGCTCGATTGTCGTCGAGGGCGTGGATGTGTGTGCCAAGGGCGTCGACCTCAACAAAGTGCGCACGCACCTGGGCATGGTGTTTCAGCAGTTCAACCTGTTCCCGCACCTGTCGGTCAAAAAGAACGTCATGCTTGCGCAGCAAAAGGTGCTCAAGCGCAGCAAGGAAGAGGCCGAGAAGATCGCCGTCGAGGAGCTGACCAAGGTCGGCCTGGCCGAGCGCATCGACTTTATGCCGAGCCAGCTCTCGGGCGGCCAGCAGCAGCGCGTGGCCATCGCCCGCGCCCTGTCGATGAACCCGCACGTGATGCTCTTTGACGAGGCCACCTCGGCGCTCGACCCTGAGCTCGTGCGCGACGTTCTGGGCGTCATGCGCGACCTGGCGCACGACGGTATGACCATGATCGTCGTGACGCACGAGATGGGCTTTGCCCGCGATGTCGCCGACCGCGTCGTCTTTATGGACGCCGGCGTCATTGTGGAAGAGGGTACGCCGAGCGAGGTCTTCGACCACCCCAAGAGCGAGCGCACCAAGGCGTTCTTGGGCAATATCTCGTAG
- a CDS encoding O-acetylhomoserine aminocarboxypropyltransferase/cysteine synthase family protein has translation MSQFINNPEHTFGFDTLQLHVGQESADPASDSRAVPIYQTTSYVFRNSQHAADRFGLADAGNIYGRLTNSTQGVFEDRIAALEGGVAGLAVASGAAAITYTLQALAQAGDHVVAQKTIYGGSYNLLEHTLSQFGVETTFVDAHNLDEVEGAIKDNTTVIYLETLGNPNSDIPNIDAISEIAKKHGLPVVVDNTFGTPYLFRPLEHGANIVVHSATKFIGGHGTSLGGVIVDGGNFDWKASGKYEQIAEPNPSYHGVSFAEAAGPAAFATYVRAILLRDEGACISPFNAWILLQGTETLSLRVDRHVENTKKVVEFLAGDSHVAKVNHPSLSGHPDHELYQKYFPNGGASIFTFEIKGGQEAAWKFIDHLQVFSLLANVADVKSLVVHPATTTHSQLSAEELAEQNITPSTIRLSIGTENAEDIIWDLKQAFAALDE, from the coding sequence ATGAGCCAGTTCATCAACAACCCCGAGCACACCTTTGGTTTCGATACCCTGCAGCTTCACGTTGGCCAGGAGAGCGCCGATCCCGCATCCGACTCCCGCGCCGTGCCTATCTACCAGACCACGAGCTATGTGTTCCGCAACTCCCAGCACGCCGCCGATCGCTTTGGTCTTGCCGACGCCGGTAACATCTACGGCCGTCTGACCAACTCCACCCAGGGCGTCTTCGAGGACCGTATCGCCGCACTCGAGGGTGGTGTGGCAGGTCTTGCCGTCGCCTCCGGTGCTGCTGCCATCACCTATACCCTGCAGGCTCTTGCCCAGGCCGGTGACCACGTGGTGGCTCAGAAGACCATCTACGGTGGCTCCTACAACCTGCTGGAGCATACGCTCTCCCAGTTTGGCGTCGAGACCACCTTCGTCGATGCCCACAACCTGGACGAGGTCGAGGGCGCCATCAAGGACAACACCACGGTCATCTACCTCGAGACGCTCGGCAACCCCAATTCTGACATCCCCAATATCGACGCCATCTCCGAGATCGCCAAGAAGCACGGTTTACCGGTTGTCGTCGACAACACCTTCGGCACCCCGTATCTGTTCCGTCCGCTGGAGCATGGTGCCAACATCGTCGTCCATTCCGCAACCAAGTTTATCGGCGGCCACGGCACCTCGCTGGGCGGTGTGATCGTCGACGGCGGTAACTTCGATTGGAAGGCGAGCGGCAAGTATGAGCAGATCGCCGAGCCCAACCCCTCCTACCATGGCGTCTCGTTTGCCGAGGCTGCCGGTCCCGCCGCCTTCGCAACCTATGTCCGCGCCATCCTGCTGCGTGACGAGGGCGCCTGCATCAGCCCGTTCAACGCTTGGATCCTGCTCCAGGGCACCGAGACTCTGTCGCTGCGCGTTGACCGTCATGTCGAGAACACCAAGAAGGTCGTTGAGTTCCTGGCTGGTGATAGCCATGTCGCCAAGGTGAACCACCCGAGCCTGTCTGGGCACCCCGATCACGAGCTCTATCAGAAGTACTTCCCCAACGGCGGTGCCTCGATCTTTACCTTTGAGATTAAGGGTGGCCAGGAGGCAGCTTGGAAGTTCATCGACCATCTGCAGGTCTTCTCGCTGCTCGCCAACGTGGCCGACGTCAAGTCGCTCGTCGTGCACCCGGCTACCACTACGCACTCCCAGCTCTCTGCCGAGGAGCTCGCCGAGCAGAACATCACGCCCTCCACGATCCGTCTTTCCATCGGTACCGAGAACGCCGAGGATATCATTTGGGATCTGAAGCAGGCCTTCGCCGCGCTGGACGAGTAA
- a CDS encoding amino acid ABC transporter permease, producing the protein MSRLNKGAAEQRFPLPALLQKLACAMAVALALVCAGAYAPTTAQALETAKITARPNTGSGSAVVGGTETRITWEVQADADEELSGLSLTFVDGTTFGTDDTRLTMLSGEDLMDRTPMKPTCKADGQTLKIDFGETAPAGGFFRVEVYGVTFPVEGGDEAFSGTCTLADGSTKKISKIPSVEIKGVTAFDNFLADLKEQPWVEAWNSNMFLRLFLNPVILVQSLPIVFKGFLMSLSIVLVAFPLAIPFGFALSLMRISKSRILRCLAGIYVNIIRGTPAFLQIYIAFFGLPLAGVKVDDYVLGVIVMAMNSSAYLCEIFRAGIQSIPKGQNEAARSLGMNAFQTLLYVMIPQTFRNVLPTLTSEFILLYKDTSLLAAVGVVEIVMNARTIVATTGSITPYVVAALFYLVITLPLARLVSGLEARLLGTAETKKKRPAKSAGQVVATPADHIAGL; encoded by the coding sequence TTGTCTCGACTGAACAAAGGGGCCGCGGAGCAGCGTTTTCCACTGCCCGCCTTGCTCCAAAAGCTAGCCTGCGCCATGGCCGTGGCGCTCGCGCTGGTGTGCGCAGGGGCATATGCGCCCACGACCGCCCAGGCGCTTGAGACCGCAAAGATTACCGCCCGACCCAACACTGGTTCGGGCAGCGCTGTGGTCGGCGGTACCGAGACGCGCATTACCTGGGAGGTCCAGGCCGATGCCGACGAGGAGCTGAGCGGTCTTTCGCTGACGTTTGTCGACGGCACGACGTTTGGTACCGATGACACGCGATTGACGATGCTCTCGGGCGAGGACCTCATGGATCGTACGCCCATGAAACCCACGTGCAAGGCTGATGGCCAGACGCTCAAGATTGACTTTGGCGAGACGGCGCCTGCCGGCGGCTTTTTCCGTGTCGAGGTTTACGGCGTGACCTTCCCCGTCGAGGGCGGCGATGAGGCCTTTAGCGGCACCTGCACTTTGGCCGATGGCTCGACCAAGAAGATCTCCAAGATTCCGTCGGTGGAGATCAAGGGCGTGACGGCATTCGATAACTTCCTGGCCGATCTTAAGGAGCAGCCGTGGGTCGAGGCCTGGAACTCCAATATGTTCCTGCGCCTGTTCTTAAACCCAGTCATTTTGGTCCAAAGCCTGCCGATCGTCTTTAAGGGCTTCCTTATGTCGCTCTCGATCGTGCTTGTGGCGTTTCCGCTGGCAATTCCCTTTGGCTTTGCCTTGTCGCTCATGCGCATCTCCAAGTCGCGCATCCTGCGCTGCCTCGCCGGCATCTATGTGAATATCATCCGCGGTACGCCGGCGTTCCTGCAGATCTATATCGCGTTCTTCGGTCTGCCGTTGGCCGGCGTCAAGGTTGATGACTACGTGCTTGGCGTTATCGTCATGGCCATGAACTCGTCTGCGTACCTATGCGAGATCTTCCGTGCCGGTATTCAATCGATCCCCAAGGGCCAAAACGAGGCTGCGCGTTCGCTGGGCATGAACGCGTTCCAGACGCTGCTCTATGTCATGATTCCGCAGACGTTCCGTAATGTTTTGCCTACGCTGACCAGCGAGTTTATCTTGCTTTACAAGGATACGTCGCTGCTTGCCGCCGTGGGTGTGGTCGAGATCGTCATGAACGCCCGTACCATCGTGGCCACGACGGGCTCCATTACACCGTACGTGGTTGCCGCCCTGTTCTATCTGGTCATCACCCTGCCGCTCGCTCGCTTGGTGAGCGGTCTTGAGGCGAGGCTTTTGGGCACGGCCGAGACCAAGAAGAAGCGTCCCGCCAAGAGCGCCGGACAGGTTGTCGCGACGCCCGCCGATCACATCGCCGGTCTGTAA
- a CDS encoding DUF3793 family protein — MTRTIDIPTFQAAVVRNCSPTLAGIKPASLFTYPGTYAHGDGSTATETIAERRARLLNVIAQCNRELDPLGIHLSVLVWRPCGALVYVYRAKSLTTYFADPRAKTALASEGYDTRDLSTCLVHLASRITLASNNVAECACSQTRCALPQQASCSNDCTCEFPHEIGYFLGYPYDDVHEFIVQRGENYKVFGAWKVYANVEQALATFDAYRACTQYFTFVYQQGYSLAQLAQATR, encoded by the coding sequence GTGACTCGAACCATAGACATCCCAACGTTTCAGGCAGCAGTCGTGCGCAACTGCTCCCCCACGCTCGCGGGCATCAAGCCGGCATCGCTCTTTACCTATCCAGGCACCTACGCCCACGGGGACGGCTCGACCGCAACAGAAACCATCGCAGAACGCCGAGCACGCCTGCTCAACGTTATCGCCCAGTGCAACCGCGAGCTTGACCCGCTTGGCATCCACCTGAGTGTTTTGGTCTGGCGGCCCTGCGGAGCGCTCGTGTACGTGTACCGAGCCAAAAGCCTCACCACCTATTTCGCGGACCCTCGCGCCAAAACGGCGCTCGCCTCGGAAGGCTACGACACGAGAGACCTTTCGACATGCCTTGTGCATTTGGCATCACGCATCACGCTCGCGAGTAATAACGTCGCGGAATGCGCCTGTAGCCAGACTCGATGCGCACTACCCCAGCAAGCTAGCTGCAGCAACGACTGCACCTGCGAGTTTCCGCACGAAATAGGCTACTTCCTAGGATATCCCTACGACGACGTGCACGAGTTTATCGTCCAGCGCGGCGAGAACTATAAGGTCTTTGGGGCCTGGAAGGTCTACGCAAATGTCGAGCAGGCACTTGCGACGTTTGATGCCTACCGCGCCTGCACCCAATACTTCACCTTTGTCTATCAGCAGGGCTACAGCTTGGCGCAACTTGCCCAGGCAACCCGATAG
- a CDS encoding deoxyribonuclease IV — MLTIGCHLSTTKGYRAMGETALSIGANTFAFFTRNPRGGKAKELDMDDVAALRELMSQNDFGPLVAHAPYTYNPCSAKERAREFALEAMAEDLRRMEALPGNYYNFHPGAHVGQGSDAGIQMIVDALCQVMFEGQQTTVLLETMSGKGTEVGRSFEELALIIEGVAGKRPELSAKLGVCLDTCHVSDAGYDIIHDLDGVLDEFDRVVGIDRLHAVHSNDSKNSCGAHKDRHECIGKGYLGSEEFGGGMQVMQNIVSNGHLRSLPFILETPNELAGYAAEIRLLRSLQQ; from the coding sequence ATGCTGACGATCGGGTGCCATCTTTCGACGACGAAGGGCTATCGGGCAATGGGGGAGACGGCGTTGTCCATTGGCGCCAATACCTTTGCGTTCTTTACGCGCAACCCGCGCGGTGGCAAGGCAAAAGAACTTGACATGGATGACGTGGCGGCTCTGCGCGAGCTTATGTCGCAAAACGACTTTGGACCGCTGGTGGCGCATGCCCCGTATACCTACAACCCCTGTTCTGCCAAAGAGCGGGCGCGCGAGTTCGCCTTGGAGGCTATGGCAGAGGACCTGCGGCGCATGGAGGCGCTGCCCGGCAACTACTACAACTTCCATCCCGGTGCGCATGTGGGGCAGGGCTCCGACGCCGGCATTCAGATGATTGTCGACGCCCTGTGTCAGGTGATGTTTGAGGGCCAGCAGACGACGGTGCTGCTCGAGACCATGTCGGGCAAGGGCACCGAGGTGGGCCGCAGCTTTGAGGAACTGGCGCTCATCATTGAGGGTGTTGCCGGCAAACGCCCCGAGCTGTCGGCCAAGCTGGGCGTTTGCCTAGACACCTGCCATGTGAGCGATGCCGGCTACGACATCATCCATGATCTGGACGGCGTACTCGACGAGTTCGACCGCGTGGTGGGTATCGATCGCTTGCATGCCGTACACAGCAACGATTCGAAGAACTCTTGTGGCGCCCATAAAGATCGTCACGAGTGCATCGGCAAGGGATACCTTGGCAGTGAGGAATTTGGTGGAGGTATGCAGGTTATGCAGAATATTGTATCGAATGGCCACTTGCGTTCGCTGCCGTTTATTTTGGAGACTCCGAACGAACTTGCAGGTTATGCAGCTGAAATTAGACTATTAAGGTCATTGCAGCAGTAA
- a CDS encoding ketopantoate reductase family protein, whose amino-acid sequence MQINKVAFIGKGGVGLLYGSMIARALGNDAVEYVMDDARFERHANDALTVNGKPCDLTSVRASEATPADLVILTVKTTGLDQALKTMERVVGPNTLIASLCNGITSEQKIAERFGWEHTVLGICQGMDAVFLNGALTFTNAGEIRFGAAAGTNPATITAIDELYTRCGIAHTVEDDIAHRMWAKLMLNDGINQTCMAYGGTYGSATEPGSEQRRCFVSAMRETLAVANAEGVELTEADLTQMVHLIEGIDPAGMPSMAQDRIARRKTEVDEFAGTICRLAAKHDIQAPQNEWLYRRIRDIEKSW is encoded by the coding sequence ATGCAGATCAACAAGGTCGCCTTTATCGGCAAGGGCGGCGTCGGCCTGCTCTACGGCAGCATGATCGCCCGGGCGCTCGGCAACGACGCCGTCGAATACGTCATGGATGATGCCCGTTTTGAGCGTCATGCGAACGACGCGCTCACCGTCAACGGCAAGCCCTGCGATCTCACGTCCGTCCGTGCCAGCGAGGCGACGCCCGCCGATCTGGTCATCCTGACAGTCAAGACCACCGGTCTCGACCAAGCACTCAAGACTATGGAGCGCGTCGTGGGACCCAACACGCTCATCGCCTCGCTGTGCAACGGCATTACGAGCGAGCAAAAGATTGCCGAACGCTTTGGCTGGGAGCATACCGTTCTTGGTATCTGCCAGGGCATGGACGCCGTGTTTCTCAACGGCGCGCTCACCTTTACCAATGCGGGCGAAATCCGCTTTGGCGCGGCGGCCGGCACGAACCCCGCAACCATCACCGCGATCGACGAGCTCTATACGCGCTGCGGCATCGCCCATACCGTCGAGGACGACATCGCCCACCGCATGTGGGCCAAACTCATGCTCAACGACGGCATCAACCAGACCTGCATGGCCTACGGCGGGACCTACGGAAGCGCCACGGAGCCGGGCTCCGAGCAGCGTCGCTGCTTTGTTTCCGCCATGCGCGAAACGCTTGCGGTCGCCAACGCCGAGGGCGTTGAACTGACCGAGGCAGACCTGACGCAAATGGTGCACCTCATCGAGGGAATCGACCCCGCCGGTATGCCCTCGATGGCTCAAGACCGCATCGCAAGGCGCAAAACCGAGGTTGATGAGTTCGCGGGCACCATCTGCCGCCTCGCAGCCAAACACGATATCCAGGCACCGCAAAACGAGTGGCTCTATCGGCGCATCCGCGATATCGAGAAAAGCTGGTAG